The genome window CCTTCTCCTGCATGGCGACAAACTTCATCGCCCCCAGAAAACACGCCGAATACCCCGCCGCAAACAACTGCTCCGGATTCGTCCCGGTCGCGCCGTTCCCCCCCAGCTCCTTCGGCGTCGTCAGCTTGACGTCCAGAACGCCATCGGAAGACACAGCACGACCTTCGCGACCGCCCGTGGCAGTCGCATGACCACGGTACAGGACCTTTTCGATAGCCATGATGAAACCTTTTCCAGTGAGTGAATCGAGAAACAATCGATCGGGCCGCTGAAAATCGCAGCCGGAGCTCTCCGCCCCGGCGCCAGTTCTACCGGAAACCGCCCGAGATCGTGATCGTCTCGCCCGTCATCCACGACGAGTCGTCCGAAGCCAGGAACACCGCCGCCGTCGCAATGTCCTGCGGCTGCCCGATCCGGCCCAGCGGCGTCTGACTCTCAATCTGCTTCCGGAAGTCACTCTCAATAATCCCCGCCGTATGCGCCCCCTCGGTCTCCACCATCCCCGGATTGATCGAATTGACCCGGATCTTCTGCGGCCCCAGCTCCTTCGCCAGCACATTCGTCACGGCATCGACCGCCGCCTTCGTCGCAGAGTAGACCGCGGTTCCCGGCGGCGTCGCATGCGCGACCACCGAGCTGATATTGATGACGTTCCCGCCCCCCTCGAACTGCTTGGCCGCCTCCTGCGTCGCGAGGATCAGCCCCAGCACGTTCAGGTTGAACTGCCGGTGAAAGTGCTCAGGGGTGATTTCGCCGAGCGCCCCGAACTCATAGATCCCGGCATTGTTCACCAGGATGTCGACCTTGCCGAATGCCTTGCGGGCCTCCGCGAACAGCCCCGGAATCTCCTTCGGCTCGGCAATGCTCGCCTTCACCGCCACCGCCCGGCCCCCCTTGGCCACGATGTCCCCGACGACCTTCTCGGCCCCCTCGCGGCTCGACGAGTAGTTCACCACCACCGCCGCCCCCTCGGCTGCCAGGTGCCGGGCAATGCTCGCCCCGATCCCCTTCGAAGCACCCGTGACGACAGCGACTTTTCCGGCCAACTTCTGAGACATGATCGAATCTCCGTGCAGGTCCTGGAATTCAGTACCGATGGGTACACATTACGTGGAGGTTCTCGACCTCGCAAGCTGAATAGTGTATCATTCGGTAAGAATTTCGAGTTTTCTTGAGGCGAGTTTCCCGAGGAGGTGTCCCATGCCCGCTGGACGACCCCGCGAGTTTGATCCCGACAAAGCCCTGGACCAGGCAATGGCGGTCTTCTGGAAGAAGGGCTACGAGGGGGCCTCGCTTCCCGATCTCACTCGCGCCATGGGAATCAACCGCCCCAGCCTCTACGCCGCGTTCGGCAATAAGGAGTCGCTCTTCCGCAAGGCGATGGACCGCTACATGGGCGGCCCCGCGGCCCATGTGGCGGAGGCCCTCGCCGCGCCCACTGCCCGCGAAGTCGCGGCCCGCCTGCTTTACGGCGGCATCGACATCGTCGCCGACGGCAAAGGCCCCGGCGGCTGCTTCATGGTCCAGTCCGCCCTCGCCTGCGGCGACAGCGCCGAAGCACTCCGGAAGGAAGTCGCCGACCGCCGCGCCGCCGGAGAAGCGGCCGTGCGGGCCCGTCTCGAGCGGGCCCACAAAGAAGGGGATCTCCCCAAAGAGGTCGACGCCGCCACGCTCGCCCGCTACCTGATGGCGGTCACCTACGGCATGGCGGTCCTCGCCGCCGGCGGGGCCACGCGGGCCGACCTGACCGTGGTGGCCGACATGGCCCTCCGGGCAATCCCCGCGGCGTAGCACCCGGCGATTGGCTTCACCTTGCCGCCCCGATAGGCTCTCAGGGCCCTCCCCCCACACACGCCCCGAGTCGATCCCTCCATGCCGCGTCGGCCTCTCGTTCTCATCCTCGCCGTCGGGCTGACCCGCAAGCTGTTGCCGCATGCTCCGCGGCTGAGTCTGGTCGCCCAGAAGGGCTGGGTCCGGGACCTCCGCGAGATCCTTCCCGCCGTCACCTGCTCGGCCCAGGCCACGATCCTGACCGGCGAGCTCCCGGCGAAGCACGGCGTCGTCGGGAACGGCTGGCTCTATCGCGACACTCGTGAAGTCCGGCTGTGGCAGCAGTCGAACAGTCTCATCGAGTCCGAGCCGCTCTACGTCACGGCCCGTCGCGAGGCGGAGGCCCGGGGTGAGAAGTTCCGCGCGGCGAAGCTGTTCTGGCAGTTCAATCAGGGGGCGGATGTCGCGATCAGCGTCACTCCCAAGCCGTACTACGGAGCGGACGGGAGCAAGGCCTTCGGCATCACGGGGACGCCGCACGGACTGACGGAGCAACTGGAGCGGAAGCTTGGGGCTTTTCCCTTTCCGTCCTACTGGGGCCCGACTGCGGGGCTGCCGAGCAGTGCCTGGATCGCCCGGTGTGCGGCCGAGGTTGTCACGACGGAGGTTCCGGACCTGACGCTCGTCTATCTGCCGCATCTCGATTACGACCCGCAGCGGTTCGGTCCCTCGAAGGCCGATATGCCTCGGCTCGTGCGTGAACTCGACGATGCGTGTCAGCCGCTGCTTGATGCGGCGGCGAAGGCGGGGGCGGGGGTGTGGGTGGTCAGCGAGTATGGTCTGGTCGATGTTCAGCGGCCGGTGTTTGTGAACCGCGTGCTTCGCGAGGCGGGGTTGCTGTCGGTCCGGCCGGGGCCGTTTGGGGACATCCTGGATACGTTCGGCAGCCAGGCGTTTGCCGTTTGTGATCATCAGGTGGCGCACGTTTACTGTTCGGGGAAGATCGGGCGAGTTCGGGATGTGTTGGCGGCTGTGCCGGGGGTGGGGCGGGTTGTGGCGGGGGAGGAGCGGGCGGAGCTGGGGTTGGATCATCCGCGGTCGGGTGAGCTGGTGTTGTTGGCGGAGCGGGATGCCTGGTTTGCGTATCCGTTCTGGGTGGAGGGACGGAGTGAGCCGGACTTTGCGCGGACGATCGATATTCACCGGAAGCCGGGTTATGACCCGTGCGAGTTGTTTTGGGATCCGCAGCTGGTGTGGCCGAAGGGGCGGGCGATTCGGCGGTTGATTCAGAAGAAGCTGGGGTTGCGGACGTTGTTTGATGTGGTTCCGGTGGATGCGATGTTGGTGCGGGGGAGCCATGGGTTGGCGACCGAGTCGGATCGTCCGTTGTTGATTGGTGATGGGGCGGCGCCGGGGGAGGGCTTGTCGCTGGCGGATGTTCGCGATCTTGTCCTGCGCGCGCTGTTGTAAACACGCAGCTCCGCTCATCTCACCGGGGTCCAGGGGCACCCTGGTGGGGAGTGCAGAGGGGCAACGCCCCTTTGCCCGCCGGAGGCCCTCTCGTCGAGAGATGTCTGAAGGAGCGCGTGTCCAAGCGCGGACACCGTGCCGTATGCCCCCTCACCAACCCACGGGGATTGCAAAGCGAGCTGTGTGGATTGAGGGAGTCCTCATAGCCGGTACCACAAAGCGGACGTCCGTTGTGTACCACGGTTCCTCACAGGAAATGCCTCCGGCGGCAAGGGGGCGTGGCCCCCTTGACCCCAGGCTGCCGTCGCACGTTGGGTTTGAGGTGGCATAGTCGTGCCGGCGAGGACGGGGGTTGACGAGAGAAAGGGCTGGCCGATTTCCGGAACGGCATCGCGGCACTTCATCCCGCTTCCTTCCCCGAATACACTCCCCGATTCGGCCTCGCCAGCCATTCTGCGCGAGTTTCCCCCCCGCCCCTCGAGTCCCACGATGAGTTACCCACGCATCGGCTCCCTCAAGTCCGTCAACGACTTCCGGGACACCCTCCGCGCGGTCGGCTCCTCGCTCCCCGTCGACGATCGGTCGCTCACCGCCGCCGAAGGGTCTCCGCTCGCCGCCCCGCTCACCTGCGGCCGACTCTCCATCGGCAACCGCTGGTGCATCCACCCCATGGAAGGCTGGGACGGCACACCCGGCGGAATGCCGACCGAACACACGATCCGCCGCTGGCGGAACTTCGGCCTCTCGGGAGCCAAACTCCTGTGGGGGGGCGAAGCCTTCGCCGTCCGCCCCGAAGGACGCGCCAACCCGAACCAGCTCTGCTACCGCCCCGAGAATGAAAAGGGAGCGGCCCAGCTGCTGGAAACCGCCCGCGCCGCGCACGCGGAAGCCTTCGGTCCCGCCGCCTGCGACGACCTCGTGGTCGGCCTCCAGCTCACCCACTCGGGCCGCTTCTGCAAGCCGGTCGCCAAAGACCGGTTCGTCCCCCGGATCGCCTACCGCCACCCGGTCCTCGACCGCCGCGTCGGCCTCGGCCCGGACGACAATGCCGCCGTCCTGACCGACGGCGAGATCCGCTCGATCATCGACGACTACGTCACCGCCGCCCGGATTGCCCAGCGGCTGGGGTTCCAGTTCGTCGACCTCAAGGCCTGCCACGGCTACCTGGGGCACGAGTTCCTCTCAGCCCACACCCGGCCCGGTCCCTACGGCGGGGATTTCGAGGGCCGGACCCGCTACCTGCGGGAGATCGTCGGGGCGGTCCGGAGCGAATGCCCGGATCTCGAAATCGGAATCCGCCTCTCGCTGTTCGACGCCCCTCCGTTCCGGCCCGACCCGGCCCGGAGCCAGGGAGGAAAGCTCGGACCCGGAATCCCCGATCTCGCACCCGATTCGCCGCGGCCCTTCGGCGCCAGTGCCGACGATCCGCTCCGGATCGACCTCGCCGAGCCGATCGAACTCCTCCGGCGGCTGCGGGACGAACACGGAGTGCGGCTCCTCAACCTCAGCTGCGGCTCCCCCTACTACAACCCCCACATCCAGCGGCCGGCGTTCTACCCCCCGTCGGACGGCTACCAGCCGCCGGAAGACCCGCTGCTGGGATGCGTCCGGCAGATCGAGGCGGTCCGGGACGTGAAGCGGGCCCTCCCGGATCTCGTCCTCGTCGGGACCGCCTACACGTACTTCCAGGAGTACCTGCCGCACGTCGCCCAGGCGGTGCTGCGGGAGGGGTGGGTCGATTCGATCGGGATCGGCCGGCTGGTCCTGAGCGACTGGCAACTCCCCGCGAAGGTCCTGGCCGGGCAGGATTACGTCGCGGACAAGAAGATCTGCCGCACGTTCAGCGACTGCACGACCGCCCCCCGCAACGGAATCATCTCCGGCTGCTACCCCCTGGACGACTACTACAAGCGCCGCACCGAAGCGGCCGAGCTCAAGGACCAGAAGGACAACCTCCGCAAGCGGCTCCTGGCCGCCGGCAGCGGCGACGGGAAGTAAACCCTCCCGGACCCGGGTCCTCCATTTGCACTTTTCCTTTTTCCCCTCTCATTCTGCATTCCTGAGTCCCGGTTGCCGCCGGCCAGTGCACAATGGGAACGCCCCCGCGATCGCCCTCCTGTCCTCCGCCAGAATCTGATGGAACCTGCTCCCCAATCCGCCGGCCCCTCCTCCAGTCCGGCCGTTGTTCCGCGCGTCCGGCCCTCCGGCCCGTCGCTGACCGCCGTCTATGAACTGATCGCCACGACCGCCTTCGGCCTCGAGGCGATCGTCGACCGCGAGCTGAAGGCGCTCGGCTACACCGACACCCGTATCGAAGACGGCCGGGTCCGCTTCTGGGGGGACTTCCAGGCGGTCTGCCGCTGCAACCTGTGGCTCCGCTCCGCCGACCGCGTGCAGATCGTCCTCGGCGAGTTCGAGGCGATGGAGTTCGACCCGCTCTACTTCCAGACGCGCGAGCTCCCCTGGGAAGAGTGGCTCCCGATGGACGCCCAGTTCCCGGTGAACGGCCGCAGCTTCCAGTCGCGACTGCACGGGATCCCGGTCTGCCAGAAGATGATCAAGAAGGCGATCGTCGAACGGCTCAAGACCAAGTACCAGCGGGCCTGGTTCCAGGAGACGGGGCCGGTCTATGAGATCGACTTCATCATCCTCCGCGACCGCGTCACGCTGACCCTCGACGCCACCGGCGACGGCCTGCACAAGCGCGGCTACCGCCCGGTCTCGGGCGTCGCCCCGCTGCGGGAAACGCTGGCGGCGGCGCTGATTCAGCTCAGCTACTGGAACCGGGACCGGCTCCTCGTCGACCCCTGCTGCGGAACGGGGACGATCCCGATCGAAGCGGCGATGATCGCCCGCAACATTGCTCCTGGTCTCAACCGCGAGTTCTCGTCCGAAGGCTGGCCGCAGATCCCCCGGAAGGTGTGGGCCGATGCCCGCAAGGAAGCCCGCGACCTCCGCGGCAAGCCGCTCGGGATGCGGATCTGGGGCTCGGACATCGACGGCCGGGCCCTGGAGCTGGCGAGGAAAAACGCCTACGCCGCCGGCGTGACCGAGGACATTACGTTCTCGCAGAAGCCCGCCGGCCAGCTCGCGCTGACGCAGGAATACGCCTGTCTCGTGACGAATCCCCCTTATGGCGAGCGGATGGGAGACCGGGCGGCGGTCGACGCCCTGAACCGGGACTTCGGCGCGATTGCCCGTTCGCATCCGACCTGGTCGGTCTACGTCCTGACGCCGCATCCGCTGTTTGAGCGGCAGTTCGGCCGCCCGGCAGACCGCCGCCGCAAGCTGTTCAACGGCCGGATCGAGTGCACCTACTACCAGTTCTACGGTCCCCGCCCGCCGCTCGAGGGGCAGGGGGAGCCCGAACCGGACCCGCGGGACATCGCCGAAGCTCCGCCGGTCAACCGGGACACCGCCCGAGCTGAATATCGTCGGCCAGAGCCGCCTACCGCGTCGTCGTTCGAGGAACGCCCCGCTCGTGCGGAAGCGCCCCGCGATCTCGCGGCCCCCGTCAGTCGCGAGCCCGTCGATCAGCCCGATGTCGCCCCGGAACCCCGTTCGTCGGAGCCTGTGAGCAGGTCTGACGCGGCGGTGGCGACTCCGCAGCCATCCGAGCCTCTTCCGCCCGAGCCGGCTCCGTTGCCCGAAGGTCCGCGGAGCATCTGGGAGATGTCCGAGGACCTCCCTTCAACCGGAGCGAAGCCCGCGAAGCCGTCTCCCGAGCCGGAAGCGGCTGCACCAGCCAGCGAAGCGCTCGCATCGGAGCAGGCCGCGGCGCCGGCCGAACCCCCTTCGCAGGATTCGACCGCGCCCGTCCCAACCCCGGCCCCCGTCCCCACCGCGGCGGTTCCCGCTCCGGAACCGGCTCCGGCCGCTGATCCGTCTCCGGCGGAGCCGGACGAGCGGAAGACCGAAACGCCGTCGAACGACTGGATGCTGTGAGGACGCCGGCGCTCGGGGAGCGTCGGGACTAGAGCTTGGCCGCCATCGCCTCGGCGAGCTTCTTCACTTCGGCCGGGTTGGTCGTCGATTCGAGCTTCTTGAGGTCGGCCGCCAGGGTATCGGCGAGCTTGGCGTCCTGAGCGCGGACCGCCTCGATCCCGGCGGCCATGCCGGCCGTGGCGCTGCCGGCGGTCCCGGTCTGCGCGATTTCGGCGAGTCGCTTCTTGAGTTCGTCGCGTCCTGAGACCTTGTTCTGCTCCTCGACCGGGACAGACGGCTTCGCCGTTTCCGATCCGCAGCCGGAAAAGGCCAGAGCGAGAGAGAAGACCGTTGCCGCACGAAAGCTGGACATGGGAGACGCATTCCTGGAAAGGTCTGGGCAGGCGGGTCGTAAGGGACCTCTGCCGCAGATGTTGGACTGATAAAAAGAGATGCCGCCGGAAGCCAACGGCCGCCGACGGCATCTTGATCGCAATGAGGACGATTTTACAGGTCGCCGATGGGGGCGCCATCGAAGGCACCGCCCGCCCGCTGCCAGTTCGTGAAGTCGACGCTGTCTCCGATGAACTTGACGGCGCCGTCGGCCATCAGGACCTGGACACCGCCGGTATGCCGGCTCCGGGCCGTCCAGACCCCCTGGCTGTCGTACCAGCCGCAGCCGGCGCAGTCATGGCAGTCCGGATTCGGCGAGTTCGGAGTGTTGAGGGTGTTGAAGATCGTCTGGCCGCCAATGCCGTTCATCCACTGCTGGTGGAGGGTGGCGTGGATATTCGTCGTGCCGCCCAGGCACTGTTGTCCGTAGGCGTTCAGGACAGCCTGGGGCGTAAAGGACCGGGTGAATCCCGTGGGATAGGCCTGGGCGCGGATGAGCGACCGGCGAAGTTCGTACTTGGCCGTATCGTTGTTTCCGACCGTGACCTCTCCCATCGCGACCACGTTGGACGTTCCGTCCATGATGTCGCCGATCCGCACGCTCTTGACGAACTGCACGAACCCGACGCGATCCGCGACGCCGACGTTCCAGAAGGTGGACGGTCCGGCGCTGACGGCGTAGTTGACTCCGGCGTCGTTCACGCCGCCGGGATAGGTGAAGTCACTGGGGCACAGGAAGTTGGCGATCCGCTTGCGGACGTCGTTGTTGGCGTTCGGCGCTTCGTCGTAGCGACGGTTGAAGTCCAGCTTCCCGTAGATGCCGGCCTGATCCATGTAGGGAAGCAGCATCGTGTGGACGCTGAATCCGCGCCAGGCGGTGGTCGTTGAGCTGTCGTAGACCGAGGGGCAGATGGCGGGCGGAAACATTCCGAACGC of Planctomyces sp. SH-PL14 contains these proteins:
- a CDS encoding organic hydroperoxide resistance protein, encoding MAIEKVLYRGHATATGGREGRAVSSDGVLDVKLTTPKELGGNGATGTNPEQLFAAGYSACFLGAMKFVAMQEKVSLSPETKIEGTVGIGPLPGGFGIEAELRITVPGMSKADAEAIVQKAHYVCPYSNATRNNIDVRLVVTNPE
- a CDS encoding SDR family NAD(P)-dependent oxidoreductase, yielding MSQKLAGKVAVVTGASKGIGASIARHLAAEGAAVVVNYSSSREGAEKVVGDIVAKGGRAVAVKASIAEPKEIPGLFAEARKAFGKVDILVNNAGIYEFGALGEITPEHFHRQFNLNVLGLILATQEAAKQFEGGGNVINISSVVAHATPPGTAVYSATKAAVDAVTNVLAKELGPQKIRVNSINPGMVETEGAHTAGIIESDFRKQIESQTPLGRIGQPQDIATAAVFLASDDSSWMTGETITISGGFR
- a CDS encoding TetR/AcrR family transcriptional regulator, yielding MPAGRPREFDPDKALDQAMAVFWKKGYEGASLPDLTRAMGINRPSLYAAFGNKESLFRKAMDRYMGGPAAHVAEALAAPTAREVAARLLYGGIDIVADGKGPGGCFMVQSALACGDSAEALRKEVADRRAAGEAAVRARLERAHKEGDLPKEVDAATLARYLMAVTYGMAVLAAGGATRADLTVVADMALRAIPAA
- a CDS encoding alkaline phosphatase family protein, coding for MPRRPLVLILAVGLTRKLLPHAPRLSLVAQKGWVRDLREILPAVTCSAQATILTGELPAKHGVVGNGWLYRDTREVRLWQQSNSLIESEPLYVTARREAEARGEKFRAAKLFWQFNQGADVAISVTPKPYYGADGSKAFGITGTPHGLTEQLERKLGAFPFPSYWGPTAGLPSSAWIARCAAEVVTTEVPDLTLVYLPHLDYDPQRFGPSKADMPRLVRELDDACQPLLDAAAKAGAGVWVVSEYGLVDVQRPVFVNRVLREAGLLSVRPGPFGDILDTFGSQAFAVCDHQVAHVYCSGKIGRVRDVLAAVPGVGRVVAGEERAELGLDHPRSGELVLLAERDAWFAYPFWVEGRSEPDFARTIDIHRKPGYDPCELFWDPQLVWPKGRAIRRLIQKKLGLRTLFDVVPVDAMLVRGSHGLATESDRPLLIGDGAAPGEGLSLADVRDLVLRALL
- a CDS encoding NADH:flavin oxidoreductase, with translation MSYPRIGSLKSVNDFRDTLRAVGSSLPVDDRSLTAAEGSPLAAPLTCGRLSIGNRWCIHPMEGWDGTPGGMPTEHTIRRWRNFGLSGAKLLWGGEAFAVRPEGRANPNQLCYRPENEKGAAQLLETARAAHAEAFGPAACDDLVVGLQLTHSGRFCKPVAKDRFVPRIAYRHPVLDRRVGLGPDDNAAVLTDGEIRSIIDDYVTAARIAQRLGFQFVDLKACHGYLGHEFLSAHTRPGPYGGDFEGRTRYLREIVGAVRSECPDLEIGIRLSLFDAPPFRPDPARSQGGKLGPGIPDLAPDSPRPFGASADDPLRIDLAEPIELLRRLRDEHGVRLLNLSCGSPYYNPHIQRPAFYPPSDGYQPPEDPLLGCVRQIEAVRDVKRALPDLVLVGTAYTYFQEYLPHVAQAVLREGWVDSIGIGRLVLSDWQLPAKVLAGQDYVADKKICRTFSDCTTAPRNGIISGCYPLDDYYKRRTEAAELKDQKDNLRKRLLAAGSGDGK
- a CDS encoding class I SAM-dependent RNA methyltransferase translates to MEPAPQSAGPSSSPAVVPRVRPSGPSLTAVYELIATTAFGLEAIVDRELKALGYTDTRIEDGRVRFWGDFQAVCRCNLWLRSADRVQIVLGEFEAMEFDPLYFQTRELPWEEWLPMDAQFPVNGRSFQSRLHGIPVCQKMIKKAIVERLKTKYQRAWFQETGPVYEIDFIILRDRVTLTLDATGDGLHKRGYRPVSGVAPLRETLAAALIQLSYWNRDRLLVDPCCGTGTIPIEAAMIARNIAPGLNREFSSEGWPQIPRKVWADARKEARDLRGKPLGMRIWGSDIDGRALELARKNAYAAGVTEDITFSQKPAGQLALTQEYACLVTNPPYGERMGDRAAVDALNRDFGAIARSHPTWSVYVLTPHPLFERQFGRPADRRRKLFNGRIECTYYQFYGPRPPLEGQGEPEPDPRDIAEAPPVNRDTARAEYRRPEPPTASSFEERPARAEAPRDLAAPVSREPVDQPDVAPEPRSSEPVSRSDAAVATPQPSEPLPPEPAPLPEGPRSIWEMSEDLPSTGAKPAKPSPEPEAAAPASEALASEQAAAPAEPPSQDSTAPVPTPAPVPTAAVPAPEPAPAADPSPAEPDERKTETPSNDWML
- a CDS encoding DUF1559 domain-containing protein; this translates as MLRSSRKGFTLIELLVVIAIIAVLVAILLPAVQQAREAARRSQCGNNLKQFGVALHNYHEAFGMFPPAICPSVYDSSTTTAWRGFSVHTMLLPYMDQAGIYGKLDFNRRYDEAPNANNDVRKRIANFLCPSDFTYPGGVNDAGVNYAVSAGPSTFWNVGVADRVGFVQFVKSVRIGDIMDGTSNVVAMGEVTVGNNDTAKYELRRSLIRAQAYPTGFTRSFTPQAVLNAYGQQCLGGTTNIHATLHQQWMNGIGGQTIFNTLNTPNSPNPDCHDCAGCGWYDSQGVWTARSRHTGGVQVLMADGAVKFIGDSVDFTNWQRAGGAFDGAPIGDL